A window of Gossypium hirsutum isolate 1008001.06 chromosome D13, Gossypium_hirsutum_v2.1, whole genome shotgun sequence genomic DNA:
TGAAAGTATTAGGTTGGCATGATCCGCCCCTGTATAATATATTGTTGTTAATAGTTAGCTTACACCATTGCATGATGTTAATAAATGTTCTGATTGATTAATAATGCCCATGACCCTAATCCGATGATGAAgaggggttaagggtgttacattgggATAGTTAAGGGGTGTTCGGTAGACTATTCTTTTgactttatttacttaattactttTTAGGGTTGTCAACCCTAGGGTTTAATCGCACTTAACCCAATTTTACTAATTCTGggtaaaccctaaacctttagcTAATCACTCCTACTTTTGCTCGTAAATATCCCTAGGTTTTTAGTTCATGACCATTCTAGATGCACAATTCCCTAACTGTATTTCAAACATTCAATTGAAAGCGAAAATAGAAAGAGGGAAAAGAGAATATAAATCCATTGATGAATCGTTGAAGTGTGATCAGAAAACCCATGAAGAATATGTGGATGTTAAATTGATCAAAGCAAGAACAAAAATAAACGAGTAGAAATATTGAAGAACAGAAAGATAAactaaaattgaattgaaattaaagttGAAGAGAAAAATCCCTcaaataaaaccctaatttaagaACAAGAAAATTAACTAAAGAAGTGAAGTCCCCTAATCAGGTCCTGAGCACTAATATTTATAGTCTTCCTGTTAAAAGACCAAATTAGGTCAATTGAAGGCTACTAATCATGTTGATTTGTAGTGTACGGACGAAAAGCACTTTTAGCCGATAATTGAGTCTCGTCGGACTGGTGtcgcaataatattaaaatttataatttggaaTTAATTAGACTTTTAATggacttaaaaaattaaaattgtttatgAATAAAAAACTgataagaaaaggaagaaaatttGTTATTAATGAAATAAAGAAGAGGCACTAATCCCATAATGGGGAGGAAATGAAGCATAAAACCAAAAAATGTATTAGAGCGAGCAGTAGAATACCAAATATCAACAATGAAATTCTTCCGACAATATGGACCGGTTATCTTGCGTCCCTTCATATTCTCATCAATTGGTCATTGCTTGACAATACATTTTCAAAAGAAAAGACGAAGAACTTCGGGTAAATTTTGGAAATTACCTTAAATACAATACCTAAACTAGTAAAGCAACAACACACGAGTGGCACCATAGCAAAAACCTCAAGTAAACAAATAGAAACTCCAAAAAGGAATCGAACCGCCCTTCTAAAATAATTTCACCAACTCCTCAGTTAACGAAAGGCCCCCAAGATTCATAGATTTAGGAGGCTTTTAGCCTTTGAACCTCCTCTAACTATTGGGTCTTCTGCAAACCAAACCATGTCTGACCTAGACAGGCAAATAGAGCAGCTAAAGAAGTGTGAACCCTTGAAAGAATCCGAAGTGAAAGCTCTTTGTCTCAAGGCCATGGAAATCCTTGTTGAAGAGAGTAATGTTCAAAGGGTCGATGCCCCTGTAACTGTAAGTTTTTTACATGTTCTTAAAGTTgggttatatatatttattggtGGTTTGTTTTAGGCTATGGGTTTTTTTGGGGGGTGTTTTGGTTTAGTGAAAGTAATGGTTTCAGCTTTGTGTTAATTGGTTATAGGAGTTTATCCGATTGTTTTGGTTATTGGGATTTttgctttttcatttttattcacattttaaggCTTGGTGCTTATGGGTATGAATTATAATGTCTATTTGTATCCCGGTCAAGAAATGAGACGGGATTGACTAGGGTTTTGGAGGGGAGGAGAGTTGATTGAAGAAAATAGGCCTTTTTCTTTTACAGGACTAGAAGCTGGGAGGGGTTCTGTTAGAATGATTGGATTTGGTTAAAAGGAACCAAAGAAATAAAAAGTTTATCTATTAGAGAATTAAACAAGGGTGGAAGTCAAATGATGGAAGTAGGATTTAGGGTCCTTAAAGTTTGGCCAAGTTAGAAAATATATACGGTGGTGACGAGTTTTTATATCAATGGAACAGTACTTCTAGGGGCATTAGGTTGTTTTGACTCTCTTAAATGTAAATACTATCCTTTCCTTCCTCGTGAACTTTTGCAGGGTGTTTTGCTGGATTAATGTAAGTCTATGGTATACGATGTTTGTACATTTGTACAATGGAGGATTAGGTCACTGTTACTTCCGGTGAAAGCTTGGGCTGGGAATATAGCTACCTGGAAACAGTTTATAGAAATTGTGAATCTGTTTTTAATCTGGATGCTAACCTTATGCAATTCAGAAAACTTATATTACTTCTGATTTTTTGCATAGATATGTGGTGATATCCATGGGCAGTTTTATGATATGAAAGAGCTTTTTAAAGTAGGAGGTGATTGCCCTAAGACAAATTATTTGTTTCTTGGAGATTTTGTTGACAGAGGGTTTTACTCCGTGGAAACCTTTCTCCTTCTATTGGCCTTGAAGGTTAACTATAGATCACCATGTTCTTTCAGAAAGgctttttgaaattttcttcttcatctgataATTTGAGTGTCATCAGGTCAGATATCCGGATCGCATAACACTCATTAGAGGGAACCATGAAAGCCGTCAGATCACACAGGttaaacaattttattttgaCCTCTGTGTTAGATTATTGTATTTTCAGAGTGTTCAATTACTGCTATTTCTTGACAGGTATATGGATTCTATGACGAATGCCTGCGTAAATATGGCTCGGTGAATGTTTGGAGATATTGCACTGAAATCTTTGATTACTTAAGGTTTGCCTGTTTTTCCATTATTTGAATGTATAAATTATCAAGGGCAGCTGCAGTTGCTAGGGGCAGTGATGTTTCAGTATTATCAAGTGGCAATATAGTTACTTTTTATAGGGTTGGTTTCATACTGTATCTTTGATGTTTTGTTATAAAATGATCAGTTTTGTGCCACTAAAGAATTATGGAGGGAGCTATTTAGTTGCTTATAAATAATCAGTTAAAtcgaatttgaaaaatattactGTTCCAGATTTGTTGTCTGGATTAAGTCCCGTTGGTTCTCAGCTTACAATGCCCTTTCTTTCGGTCCCTTTAAGTTACATGCTGCGCAAcctatattattttttgaatacgTATATTGTCTTTTTCTGATGATCTTTTATCTTGTCGATTATTGTATGCTAGTCTTTCAGCTCTTATCGAGAACAAAATCTTTAGCGTCCATGGTGGTCTCTCTCCTGCAATATCTACTTTGGATCAGGTCTAGGAAGCAATCTTGaattatttggtaattttcttccAGAAGCTTTATGTTTGCAATACTAATACAATCTCTTACAGATTCGAACAATTGATCGGAAGCAAGAAGTACCACATGATGGTGCCATGTGTGACCTGTTGTGGTCTGACCCTGAGGATATTGTTGATGGATGGGGTTTGAGTCCCCGTGGTGCTGGTTTCCTGTTTGGCGGCAGTGTTGTCACTTCGTTCAACCACACAAACAGCATTGACTATATATGCCGTGCACATCAATTGGTTATGGAAGGATACAAATGGATGTTTAATAACCAGATAGTTACAGTCTGGTCAGCTCCCAATTACTGTTATAGGTAATTTATCAACTTGagatttccatttccatttccattatGCTGCAGCTTACAGGTTCTTTCATGTTGCATAGATGTGGTAATGTTGCTGCAATTCTCGAGCTGGATGAAAATCTTAACAAGCAGTTTCGCGTGTTTGATGCAGCACCTCAGGTTGGTACTAACTTGAAATTGATTCCAAatgcaagaaaaaagaaaaaaagatagcATAAAACTATtcagaattctttttttttttttgtcatgaaAGATGTTACAATCTGTGCCATATTACCGACCGCTGTAATAAGTGGTGTCTATTCAAAGTTTTTCTTCTCACTATGCTTGCATTGTTGGATAAGTAGATTAGTAGTATGGCTTACTGAAGTTCATTATCAATGCAGGAATCAAGAGGTACTCCTGCCAAAAAGCCTGCTCCCGATTACTTTCTATGAAACAGATGTGAAGCTTTACCTTTTCTAGTTAATTACACTTAAATTGATCAACGAGAGGATTTCAGTCACTCGACGCATATGTTCCACCTATAGTAGCAGAACGATATTCAATGGATAGGCTGCTCGATGATTATCGAGAGTTGCACTTTCAGTTTGTAATTGTTGGGCTTGCCTTTGACGAATGTGCGCTTGTTGTAATTGTATTGTGTTAAGTAGCTGTTCTGTGCTACCGAGTCCACGGCATATTACGTTGTAATTTTAGTGCTGGAAGAGTAAGAGAGGGTAAGAGGGAGAAAGAGTAGAGACATTGATTCTGAAGCGAGAATTCGATTAGGAACAGTCGGAGAGTGAGCTGTTGCAACTATGATTCTTATATGAGAATTTCTCAATTTGGTTTTGTTTCATCAAATCTTTGGCCACATAAGCTTATTTGTTAAGCACTACCATGTTTCTTTGTTTCATATGTACAAGACCCTGGATGAATGTGCATCTtcttttttctccattttttgtACTTCACAGTCTGCCGATGATCAGTCGATTGGCATTTGAATTGCCATTCAGACTTGAGTGGAAGATCTAAAGAATATGTTGATGTTGTAGTTTCTGAATCTCTCCTAGAATTGGTGCAAGTTTTCAATGGACGGTCTACCAAGTAACAATGGAGTGCAGTGTCCCTTCAGAACAAGCAACAGGCAATCTATTAATTCTGCACTCATACGTAGACCTTATCACAATGGAAATATGAAATAACAAATTATCAAGAATGTTTGCTAGGAATAAAttgataattagtttaatattgtaatttgattaaaaaacgtaattgaaaaggattttttaaaaataattttatgttattgCTTTCACTGTTTTGCGAAGAATAAAGaagatataaaattttatatttgaacaaTACCAATGGAAGGTTGGAGAGTTGATAAGAAAGTTTGGCGGCGGGATGATGATCCACTTGACGTCGGAGATGAGCCCTTTGATGCACCGGTGATCAAGATGCAAGAATATAACTTGTATTAGTAAGTAATCTAAATAGTCTGTAgtctaaataattaaaattaagaaatttgaTTCAAGAGGTTATTATATTgtttatcaagtctaattgggagGATAGTTTATCTTAGGTATTGAAACGGATGACTCCTAGAAATATAGAGACTATATGTGGTTACCTAAACTGATAAAACATTATATAGGACCCAAATTGAATTTACCGTAGAtccgtttatgaatttatttatttgtggCATTCATAGCGCGACTTACATTAATCCTAAGTAAGTAACTGACTATGTATGTGTAACTTGTATACTTTAATATATTGAAAGTCTGAGTTCAATTggtaataaaatcgaaagttggtaTGTTGAGTATACGATTTATGTATGACATAACTTTacttacaatagtggaattcatagctcgatgAAGGATAAATAATATACTTTCATTggcattgcatgattgatgaaaagAAACGGGGCCATGAGTCATTTGTTTAAGATGAATGATTTTATTACTATGTGTTTGTAATAGATTTTTTCAcgaaaggaagatgtaatggttaacattagataaaataggatcatataaGATGAACTAATCTAACCCAAAGAGATAAGTATCCTATGAGGGCAACACAATTATGACGAAATCATTTGACAAACAAATCATAAATTGCTTTGTAATGGTATACAATAAAGGAGAGTTCAATTATGATGCTTTTAGTGAATTAACTTCATGATTAAATAACGTTGTAATTAAAAGACGAGGAATTGGAACTTAAATACAAATTATTTGAGTCCTAAAGcatatatgtccaatcggttTTTCGACTAGCTCAACACAACCCTTTACAGATTGCATTTGAACTGATTTGTTGAATGAATGTGACGAATAAAGAATTAGGTTGCATGTATTACTATCCATAATGAATGCATGAACCAAGAGATGACTTAgtgattgtaattaaataaatgaaattcaaagtgaaaattaaattaagtagTCATCGTAGTTTTACAgaataagataattaaatttattttccttcgattttaattattgttttctttgctaagtttttaatttaatttagtttttagttttatgAGAACGTGGGATCAGATTtactttacttatttttttatttaagaaatgaaattataaccTATCCTTGTAAATATAACGCTATTGACTACAGTGATTCGCCTTCCTAAACTCAAATCATACCACATGCTAATCTTGATTAAAATGTCTAAAGAGAACAAACACCAGACAATAAGAAGACCACTTTGTTTCTTTGTGGGTTAATTATGATTCTTGGCGTCTAATTGGAGAGATCATGGTAATATGCCACAAACGTTGGAGAACTTTATAAAAGCTGCTTAGGAGAGGAACAAGGAGTTGAGTGGGAGTATTTTTGATcggaagaaaaaaattatatcaagCTAATGAGCCCTACACAATTTTAAATCTAGTAAATGAGAAGAGAAAATCAAGCTTAGAGAGGAACTCGAGGAGACTGAGTTATGAAGAATTGTGGCAATAAAAGGCTAGATGTGAATGGTTAATAAATTACAATACTAGATCTCATTATGGGTTGAGTCATTTGTTTAGATTTAACAGTTTGTtcgaaaaatgtgaaagtttgagtaaaaatataggttGAAAAAATaggcttagacaaaaaaaaataagagctgttttcttgttgttttgctacaattttgttgctattttgctattattttattgttattgtttggatattatataacttttattttattgttaattttatttctattttagaggcatatgcttgctaagttgcaattattttagtgttatttaagtataaagatttttttaatgtattttcaatttgtagggaaacatttattttaatttttttagtgtatttgatatattatatttttaaatttatttttataaaaaaaatctaaaaagaatTAATACGGGCGGGCTGAGTTGGGCTCGaatttagcatttttaatatgAGTTGGGCTTGGATagaattttaagcccatttttcgagtCGAACATgagaaaatgggcctaaaatttcaCATCGATTTGACCCTAACTCGACCCAGCTCATTATTAGGTTTGCACTAATGTTACCTTTGGTAGGAGTAATCATTTTTTACATATGCTTTAGTACATGAGTTGacaataaactaattcaattgaTGATATTTAGCCACTCCCATAACTTATTTTagtaaagagaaagaaaaaaattggtttattttTTATAAGAGTTTTTGCTTatctttctaatttcaagtttaaaattgTACTAACTATTGTaacatatgtaataaataaactTTTTCCTTATATTATTACACTAGTAACCAAACGAAGCATAAATATTATTGACTAGAATGAGAGATAATAGAATTGAGGTGTTGAATGAAAAATAGTGCTTTGGTAAGGAGTGACTCAAACAAGAACCTATGAACTCTTTTACCAAGCTATATATAGGTGAGGGGATAATTTATGGAAGTTTTCCTATAAAAGGTAAGTTCCCGAAACTATCCAATGAATTTGTCATTTTGCTATGTTCTAATATCATCAATGAGGAGATCTCCCTTCAAAGCTCTTAGAAAGGATAGAGTCTTTTAATAGTATTGTCACTATCTTAATCACAAAAGTTACTGATCCAAAATCTGTAGCACATGCATATATGTACATGAATAACTATTAAATTGGATCTCAAAAAAACCTATAACAAAATCCAATgagattttgttaaaaattctatcgAAGTGCAAGTATTTAGAAGAAAATGATTGACCTTATTATGCAATATGCATTCGACAATGCAAATTGTATGGAATGAAAGGGATGATTGGGGCCTTCAAACCGTCAAGAGCAATTTGACAAGATCCTTTTTCATTGTATTTGTTTGTTGTGGGTATGGAAAGGCTAGTTTATTGTATTAACCAAGACGTTGAGAACAAGAGATAGATCAAGCTTTCAAAGAGATCTCGCATATTTTCTTGCATAatccttttctcaaatttttttagaaaacattaaGAATAGTGTCACATAGTTTATCAATGTAAAGTTAAGATTATAAACGCTACGATATCTTAGTTGATATATTGGAGTTCCTTTATTTTATAGAAGAGTTCAGAAGGAGATTTATCGATTTGTTATGATAAATTCACTTATATTTTAATGTGTGATTTCTTGAAAATTATCTATGATAGGAAGAGTGATAATACAAAATCATTTATAATTACTACACTCATTCTTGAATGTATATGTTTCAAAATTGAGAAGCTTGTCGGGGAGTCCTACGATTGAGAAGCAAAAGCCAGCTCTTAGCGGACGGAATCGAGGTTGCATGCTGATAGACAATGGTGGTCTCAAACTGAGACAAGTTGGGGACCAAAACTTATCATTGTTCAAACTGGGTTTCCAATTAATATCGAATCAATTTGCTTATTGGGTCAAGGTCATGAGATTGAAGTTCAAAGTTGATGATCTTAGTCGAGAAAGTATTGAACGATCAAATTGCTCCTATGGCTATAACGCTCAATCTCAAAAGTTCGGAAAGAATTAAAAACAAACATACGTTGGTCCTTAGGAGAGTGGCTCAGTTCGGTTTTGCTTGGACACATGGCTCCTTGACGTGGACTCACTATGGCAGCATCGAATTGATCATGATGGGGTACAGATGAAATGGGTAATTGGAAGTGGCTATATATTTGTTTGCTACCTACAACGATTGTATTAAAAATTGCTGGCACTTTCCCACCAATGTCTGACCGATCTATATAGCGATGGTCAAAATTTGGCCAACTTTCAGTCTCGGATGCTTATAGGCACTACACACAAGAAAAATGGAATCCAAAAGATGAAGCATGGAAAATCATTTGGAGATATAAAGGTATGCAACGAGTTCATCTATTCATTTGGCTCTTATTTAATGATTACGAATAACAAACGCTGTCGGAGGAGTGTAACAGATGAGGCAAATTGTTAGTCATGTGGGATGACCCAAGAAACAAGTCTACACTCTATTTTGGGATGACAACAAAAGGTACTTGAGTATGAGGGTAACGGGGCGGATTTTTGTCTGTCCTAATGTAAACTTGAAACTTGATCAATTCGTTTTGAACCTGACTTGACctcaactttttttaaaaaaatttgccCGAATTCGAACTTGAAATTTAGTAGAAAACCCAACTCCACCTTGCTTCAGctcgaatttaatttaattgttttattttaaagcaaataagtttttttttgagtttagacttaaaatttaatatatttatttaaagcaaaaacttaatatatgtatatatattagggACTTTTTATAAATATCATGAGGTGGAGCGAATTTACCTCAAACCTAACATGACTTGGActctattttcagaaaaaaaaaccttaatggATTGGATCGaaacttgtaaaatttggattttttgtCATCACAATACTTAATCTTTACTTGATagagtgaaaagaaaattgaagggatAAAAAACCAGAAGATGAACAACATGAATTTTCTTTCCATAAGTGTGttttgtagaattgaaaaatagaaagaaaaaaataattttttttaaaaatacataattttgatcTATGATAcaaatctttttcattttctttcttttccttctttccaATTTGGAAGGACATTCAATTTTTTTCCCATCAATTTACTTCTAAATTAACAAcactcaaaatttaattattaggtaaattacaccaacaatcaCTCAACTTTAGGGTAGTTAACAAAAGAGTCGCCTaagtttcatttcagtcactcaactttagaaaaataacaaaacagtcattttaacCATTTTCTGTTACAGACGTAATGGAAAAATAACATGGCATTTAATGGTGGGTTACCTGTCATTTTAACAGTCCCTTTTAACCATAAACCCATTTAAGAACCCTGAGcagtagaagaagaagagaaaaagaagaataagagaagaaatagaagaagagaagaagaagaataagagaaAAATGGAAGGAGCTTCGTATCAGCGATTCCCAATGGTCAAAATCTGAGAACTCAAAGACGACTATGCTTCCACGACATCGATACCTCCATGGCCAACGCCCTCCGCCGCACAAGTTGAGTGCATGTGCTAATGCACATACGCAGTTTGTGCATTGATTCTGAAGTTTTTTTCTTCTGATGATAGAATGGATTTGATACCAAGGTTGAAAAGTctagaaacaaatgaaaaaaaaggaaaaacaggGCTAAGAAAGTCAGAGGTGTAAAGAAGGTAATTGGGGTGTTTGTTTTTTCAACtgttttttcttaaatttattttatcaattatttgTGACTTTGCCCACATTGCAGGCCAAGGCTGGAGAGGCTGCCAAGAAAAAGTTAGATCCCCGTAGATATGAACTAAGTTTCACGCAGCAATACGATCAAGCCCCTAATTATTTACCTCCA
This region includes:
- the LOC107919537 gene encoding serine/threonine-protein phosphatase PP-X isozyme 2, which translates into the protein MSDLDRQIEQLKKCEPLKESEVKALCLKAMEILVEESNVQRVDAPVTICGDIHGQFYDMKELFKVGGDCPKTNYLFLGDFVDRGFYSVETFLLLLALKVRYPDRITLIRGNHESRQITQVYGFYDECLRKYGSVNVWRYCTEIFDYLSLSALIENKIFSVHGGLSPAISTLDQIRTIDRKQEVPHDGAMCDLLWSDPEDIVDGWGLSPRGAGFLFGGSVVTSFNHTNSIDYICRAHQLVMEGYKWMFNNQIVTVWSAPNYCYRCGNVAAILELDENLNKQFRVFDAAPQESRGTPAKKPAPDYFL